Proteins encoded together in one Cyanobacteria bacterium QS_8_64_29 window:
- a CDS encoding UPF0182 family protein, with amino-acid sequence MRPRPANWLLKLLPPVAIAITILALTSETLVRLLTEAWWFAALDFAGTFWKRLGWQVLTWVATFAAFAAFLGLNAALALRPQGQSRRSRHLDEARGALKIALPIAITLLALIAASSAAGWETPLKFIHASSFGTRDPVFERDIGFYAFRLPFYQGLHGWLLGLVVAGLAVTVPLYALAGGIDPQRGWRRAIAGQAKTHVTLLLVALALLLALGFWLERYQLLYSTAGAVTGAGFTDIHARLPGLEAMSVVAVALAVMLLLSLQQTSLQLPALGVGGYAVAALVLTQIYPSLQQQLAVAPNELAREKPYLEREIALTRQAYRLDEVERSAYPGNAPLERQDLEANQATVRNIRLWDYRPLETTYQQLQGIRPYYTFPDVDVDRYTLNGNYRQVTLAARELADAPSDSWVSRRLKYTHGYGAVMSPVNTVTPQGLPELFIKDIPPQSSVDTAIEQPAIYYGEQTQEPIFTGTSTPEFDYPRGDSNAQTRYDGQGGVPMGSLGRRLAYAYQLGNLKVAISSYFGTDSRIHYHRQIRDRVARIAPFLRLDGDPYLVVADGRLKWLIEGYTVSDRYPYAEPVSGINRAGAILEPGADDQLVAGGFNYARNSVKIAVDAYHGSITFYAFDGSDPLLATYRRIFPELFEPQSALPEALAAHVRYPLNLFNIQAQMYLRYHMRDAETFYSQEDLWRYPVEQRRGQKGAVEPYYIIMRLPEADGEEFALILPFTPEDKDNAIGWMAARSDGDRYGQLRLYQFPKQELVFGPSQIEARINQNPDISEQLSLWDQRGSRVIRGNLLTIPIAEALLYIEPVYLRAEQGELPELKRVIAAYQEQTIMRPTLEDALSALFAQGQPQAAPSDAAPAEAEAEPPEAALPASRVRDAREALQAAREAARNGNWAQYGNAIEELDQLLQQLAPSDSARNGSTQGN; translated from the coding sequence GTGCGCCCTCGTCCTGCCAATTGGCTTCTCAAACTGCTCCCTCCGGTCGCCATCGCGATCACGATTCTCGCCCTAACCTCAGAAACGCTCGTCCGCCTGCTCACCGAAGCCTGGTGGTTTGCGGCGCTCGACTTTGCCGGGACGTTCTGGAAGCGGCTGGGATGGCAGGTTCTAACCTGGGTGGCCACCTTTGCTGCCTTTGCGGCTTTTTTGGGCCTCAATGCCGCGCTTGCCCTGCGCCCGCAAGGCCAATCCCGCCGCAGTCGCCACCTGGATGAGGCCCGCGGCGCGCTCAAAATCGCACTGCCTATTGCGATCACCCTGCTGGCACTGATTGCAGCCAGCAGCGCGGCCGGCTGGGAGACGCCGCTCAAGTTCATCCACGCCAGCTCGTTTGGGACGCGCGATCCAGTTTTCGAGCGCGACATTGGCTTTTATGCGTTCCGGCTGCCGTTCTATCAGGGCCTGCACGGCTGGCTGCTCGGGCTGGTCGTGGCTGGGCTGGCCGTAACCGTTCCGCTCTACGCGCTCGCTGGGGGCATCGATCCGCAGCGGGGCTGGCGCCGCGCGATTGCCGGGCAGGCCAAAACGCACGTCACGCTGCTGCTGGTCGCGCTGGCGCTGCTGTTGGCCCTAGGGTTCTGGCTGGAGCGTTACCAGCTGCTGTACTCAACGGCAGGGGCCGTCACGGGGGCAGGCTTTACCGACATTCACGCCCGACTGCCAGGCTTGGAGGCCATGAGCGTGGTTGCGGTCGCGCTGGCGGTAATGCTGCTGCTCTCGCTGCAGCAAACCAGCCTGCAACTGCCGGCCTTGGGAGTGGGCGGGTACGCCGTTGCGGCCCTGGTGCTAACCCAGATCTATCCCAGCCTGCAGCAGCAGCTGGCAGTCGCCCCCAACGAGCTAGCCCGCGAGAAGCCCTACCTCGAGCGCGAAATTGCCCTAACGCGGCAGGCTTATCGCCTCGATGAAGTCGAGCGCTCTGCCTATCCGGGCAACGCGCCGCTCGAGCGGCAAGACCTCGAGGCCAACCAAGCCACCGTTCGCAACATCCGCCTCTGGGACTACCGGCCGCTAGAGACCACCTACCAGCAGCTGCAAGGCATCCGGCCCTACTACACCTTTCCGGATGTCGATGTGGATCGCTATACCCTCAATGGCAACTACCGGCAAGTCACGCTCGCGGCGCGCGAGCTGGCCGATGCCCCTAGCGATAGTTGGGTGAGCCGGCGCTTGAAATACACCCACGGTTACGGCGCGGTCATGAGCCCAGTCAATACTGTGACGCCGCAGGGGCTGCCGGAGCTATTCATCAAAGACATCCCGCCCCAGTCGAGCGTCGATACTGCCATTGAGCAGCCCGCGATTTATTACGGCGAGCAGACACAGGAACCCATCTTTACCGGGACCAGTACCCCCGAGTTCGACTATCCCCGCGGCGATAGCAATGCCCAGACGCGCTACGACGGGCAAGGCGGCGTTCCCATGGGGTCGCTGGGCAGGCGCTTGGCCTATGCCTACCAGCTAGGCAACCTCAAAGTGGCGATTTCGTCCTACTTTGGCACGGATTCCCGCATCCACTACCACCGGCAAATTCGCGATCGCGTCGCCCGCATCGCGCCGTTCCTGCGCCTGGATGGCGATCCCTACCTGGTCGTAGCTGACGGCCGGCTGAAGTGGCTGATCGAGGGCTACACGGTCAGCGATCGCTACCCCTACGCCGAGCCGGTCTCGGGGATCAATCGTGCCGGGGCCATTTTGGAGCCGGGGGCGGACGACCAGCTCGTTGCCGGCGGCTTTAACTACGCTCGCAACTCGGTCAAAATCGCGGTGGATGCCTACCACGGCAGCATCACCTTCTACGCCTTTGACGGTAGCGATCCGCTCCTGGCGACCTACCGCCGGATTTTTCCCGAGCTATTTGAGCCCCAATCGGCCCTCCCGGAGGCGCTGGCGGCCCACGTTCGGTATCCGCTCAATCTGTTCAACATCCAGGCGCAGATGTATCTGCGCTACCACATGCGCGATGCCGAGACCTTCTACAGCCAAGAAGACCTCTGGCGCTACCCCGTCGAGCAGCGTCGCGGCCAAAAAGGGGCCGTCGAGCCTTACTACATCATCATGCGCTTGCCCGAGGCCGATGGAGAGGAATTCGCGCTGATTCTGCCGTTTACCCCCGAGGACAAAGACAATGCCATCGGCTGGATGGCCGCCCGCTCGGATGGCGATCGCTACGGCCAGCTGCGCCTGTACCAGTTCCCCAAGCAAGAACTGGTCTTCGGTCCCAGCCAGATCGAGGCGCGCATCAATCAAAACCCCGACATCTCCGAGCAGCTGAGCCTTTGGGACCAGCGCGGCTCGCGCGTGATCCGCGGCAACCTGCTCACCATTCCCATTGCCGAGGCGCTGCTCTACATCGAGCCCGTCTACTTGCGCGCGGAGCAGGGCGAGCTTCCCGAGCTCAAGCGTGTCATTGCGGCTTACCAAGAGCAGACCATCATGCGGCCGACGCTGGAGGACGCCTTGAGTGCGCTCTTCGCTCAAGGGCAACCCCAAGCCGCCCCCAGCGACGCTGCCCCCGCCGAAGCCGAGGCGGAGCCGCCGGAGGCTGCCCTGCCTGCAAGCCGCGTTCGGGATGCCCGCGAAGCGCTGCAAGCCGCGCGCGAGGCAGCGCGCAATGGCAACTGGGCCCAGTACGGGAACGCGATTGAGGAGCTAGACCAGCTATTGCAACAGCTGGCCCCGTCCGATAGCGCCCGCAATGGCTCAACCCAGGGCAATTAG
- a CDS encoding ABC transporter substrate-binding protein has protein sequence MKRRTFVGSAALGAASATALGACNQTDQGPATQASSLPRVEWRMATSWPESLDTIYGGAEDISRRVSAMTDGRFQIHPFASGEIVPGDQVLTAVQSGTVECGHTASYYYIGKNPALAFGTAVPFGLTAQQQDAWLYEGGGLEAMQKLYADFNIVNFPAGNTGAQMGGWFNREVSTVSDLEGLKMRIPGLGGKVMSQLGVNTQVLPGGEVYLALDRGAVDAAEWVGPYDDKKLGLNEAAPFYYYPGWWEPGATLEAQVNRSAWQQLPQQYQEIFKTAAREANLNMLAKYDARNQKALQSLLEGGTELKAYSDEILKAAQEAAFSLYEDNARQDGTFKQIYQQWQQFRRQVVQWHQTNQLSFQRFVGEMIA, from the coding sequence ATGAAACGCAGAACGTTTGTTGGCAGCGCCGCGCTCGGCGCAGCCAGTGCCACCGCCCTAGGCGCGTGCAACCAAACGGACCAGGGACCCGCAACCCAGGCCAGCAGCCTGCCCCGCGTGGAGTGGCGCATGGCGACAAGCTGGCCCGAGTCGCTGGACACGATTTACGGCGGCGCTGAGGATATCAGCCGGCGGGTGAGCGCCATGACCGATGGGCGCTTTCAGATCCACCCGTTTGCAAGCGGCGAGATCGTGCCGGGGGACCAAGTGCTGACTGCCGTCCAATCCGGAACCGTGGAATGCGGCCATACGGCCAGCTATTATTACATCGGCAAAAACCCCGCGCTGGCGTTCGGCACGGCCGTTCCTTTCGGGCTGACGGCCCAACAGCAGGATGCTTGGCTTTATGAGGGCGGCGGCCTGGAAGCCATGCAAAAGCTCTATGCCGATTTCAACATCGTCAACTTCCCGGCGGGCAATACAGGCGCCCAAATGGGCGGGTGGTTCAACCGCGAAGTCAGCACCGTCAGCGACCTGGAAGGCCTCAAAATGCGCATCCCCGGTTTGGGGGGTAAGGTCATGTCGCAGCTGGGGGTCAACACGCAAGTGCTGCCGGGCGGCGAGGTCTATCTGGCTCTCGATCGCGGTGCCGTCGATGCGGCCGAATGGGTGGGTCCCTACGACGACAAAAAGCTGGGCCTCAACGAAGCTGCCCCCTTTTACTATTACCCCGGTTGGTGGGAGCCGGGCGCCACGCTAGAGGCGCAAGTCAATCGCTCGGCCTGGCAGCAGCTGCCCCAGCAGTACCAGGAGATCTTTAAAACAGCGGCCCGCGAAGCCAACCTCAACATGCTGGCCAAGTACGATGCCCGCAACCAAAAAGCGCTGCAATCGCTGCTCGAGGGCGGGACCGAGCTCAAAGCCTACTCGGACGAAATCCTCAAGGCCGCCCAGGAGGCCGCCTTTTCGCTCTACGAAGACAACGCCCGCCAAGACGGCACGTTCAAGCAGATCTACCAGCAGTGGCAGCAATTCCGCCGCCAGGTGGTGCAGTGGCACCAGACCAATCAGCTGAGCTTCCAACGCTTTGTCGGCGAGATGATCGCGTAG
- a CDS encoding adenosylhomocysteinase encodes MPARPPALPRRAGSGWSPSGGRTTPRASPGGRTACRTSGRGSPGPPPGSSGGRGTVSPPKPLEGIRLTACCHVTAETANLAIALQAGGADALLIASNPLSTQDEVAASLVADWGIPVFAIKGEDNETFHRHVNVSLDHRPNIIIDDGGDVTATLIQERQNQIGDIVGTTEETTTGINRLQAMVNDGVLAFPSMNVNDADTKHFFDNRYGTGQSTIDGILRATNTLLAGKTLVVAGYGWCGKGVAMRGRGMGANVVVTEVDDVRALEAVMDGFRVMPMDDAAALGDVFVTVTGNKHVIHGEHFKHMKDGAIVCNAGHFDIEIDLESLRSQVNEINEVRPFTEQYVLPNGNSIVVLGEGRLINLASAEGHPSAVMDMSFANQALASEYLVKNQGQLEHRVHSIPRDVDAEIARLKLRAMGIRRDELSQKQTQYMNSWSEGTD; translated from the coding sequence CTGCCAGCCCGTCCACCGGCGCTCCCCCGACGCGCCGGGTCGGGCTGGTCTCCGAGCGGCGGCCGGACGACTCCTCGAGCGTCTCCAGGCGGTCGAACAGCGTGTCGTACGTCCGGTCGGGGATCACCGGGTCCGCCTCCTGGTAGTAGCGGTGGTCGTGGTACCGTATCGCCTCCCAAACCCCTAGAAGGCATCCGACTGACGGCCTGCTGCCACGTCACTGCCGAAACAGCCAATCTGGCCATCGCGCTGCAGGCAGGGGGCGCGGACGCGTTGCTGATCGCCAGCAATCCGCTCTCGACCCAAGACGAAGTAGCCGCCAGCCTCGTGGCCGATTGGGGTATCCCGGTGTTTGCCATCAAAGGCGAGGACAACGAGACCTTCCACCGCCACGTCAACGTCTCGCTGGATCACCGCCCCAACATCATCATCGATGACGGCGGCGATGTCACCGCCACCCTGATTCAGGAGCGCCAGAACCAGATCGGCGACATCGTGGGGACGACCGAAGAAACCACAACCGGGATCAATCGCCTGCAAGCGATGGTCAACGACGGCGTTCTGGCGTTCCCCTCCATGAACGTCAACGACGCGGACACCAAGCACTTTTTCGACAATCGCTACGGCACCGGCCAATCCACCATCGACGGCATCCTGCGGGCGACCAACACGCTGCTGGCGGGCAAGACGCTGGTGGTTGCCGGCTACGGCTGGTGCGGTAAAGGCGTTGCCATGCGCGGGCGCGGCATGGGGGCCAACGTCGTCGTTACCGAGGTCGACGATGTCCGGGCGCTGGAAGCTGTCATGGATGGCTTTCGCGTCATGCCCATGGACGACGCCGCTGCCCTAGGGGATGTGTTCGTCACGGTCACTGGCAACAAGCACGTCATCCACGGCGAGCACTTCAAGCACATGAAAGACGGCGCGATTGTCTGCAACGCCGGCCACTTCGACATCGAGATCGACCTCGAATCGCTGCGCTCCCAAGTGAACGAGATCAATGAGGTCCGGCCGTTTACCGAGCAGTACGTGCTGCCCAATGGCAACTCCATCGTGGTGCTGGGCGAAGGCCGCTTGATCAACCTCGCCTCGGCCGAGGGGCATCCCAGCGCCGTGATGGACATGAGCTTTGCCAACCAGGCGCTGGCCAGCGAGTACCTGGTGAAAAACCAAGGGCAGCTCGAGCATCGCGTGCACTCCATCCCGCGCGATGTCGATGCCGAGATCGCGCGCCTGAAGCTGCGCGCCATGGGCATCCGGCGCGATGAGCTCAGCCAAAAACAGACCCAGTACATGAACTCCTGGAGCGAAGGTACCGATTGA
- the hisA gene encoding 1-(5-phosphoribosyl)-5-[(5-phosphoribosylamino)methylideneamino]imidazole-4-carboxamide isomerase, with product MEVIPAIDLLGGRCVRLYQGDRAQAQTYGEDPVAVARQWVEAGATRLHTVDLDGAERGHPVNQDAIAAIARAVAVPVQVGGGLRDRDSVARLLEAGAVRAILGTAAIEQPGVVCALCQAFPGQIAASIDARNGRVAAHGWLETTEVSAIKLAQQLQALGVAAIVYTDIQRDGTLSGPNLEALRALAAAIEVPAIASGGVSSVADLLDLAALEPLGLSGAIVGRALYTGDVSLPEALQAVGPGRWQDVPADTEPPAWA from the coding sequence ATGGAAGTCATTCCGGCTATCGATTTGCTCGGCGGCCGCTGCGTGCGGCTCTATCAGGGCGATCGCGCGCAAGCGCAAACCTACGGCGAGGATCCGGTAGCCGTGGCCCGGCAGTGGGTTGAAGCGGGGGCAACGCGGCTGCATACCGTCGATTTGGATGGCGCCGAGCGAGGCCATCCGGTCAATCAGGACGCCATTGCCGCGATCGCGCGCGCCGTTGCGGTGCCCGTTCAGGTCGGCGGCGGATTGCGTGATCGCGACAGCGTGGCCCGACTCCTTGAGGCCGGTGCGGTGCGCGCCATTTTGGGGACGGCTGCCATCGAGCAGCCGGGGGTCGTCTGCGCGCTCTGCCAGGCGTTCCCGGGCCAGATTGCCGCCAGCATCGACGCACGCAACGGCCGGGTGGCGGCGCACGGTTGGTTGGAGACCACCGAGGTGAGCGCGATCAAGCTGGCCCAGCAGCTGCAGGCACTGGGGGTAGCTGCCATCGTCTATACCGACATCCAGCGCGATGGAACGCTGAGCGGGCCCAACCTCGAGGCCCTGCGCGCGCTGGCTGCGGCCATCGAGGTGCCGGCGATCGCCTCGGGCGGGGTCAGCTCGGTGGCGGACTTGCTCGATTTGGCTGCGCTCGAGCCCCTGGGCCTGAGTGGGGCAATCGTCGGCCGCGCGCTCTACACCGGTGACGTATCGCTGCCGGAGGCGCTGCAAGCGGTTGGGCCGGGGCGCTGGCAGGACGTCCCTGCCGACACCGAACCGCCAGCGTGGGCTTAG
- a CDS encoding DNA replication/repair protein RecF — protein sequence MFLHELSLQQFRNYREGRVGFDAQKTILVGKNAQGKSNLLEAIELLATLKSNRAARDGDLVHQDAPAARIEASAQRAFGPLELALTLRKRGRRTASLNGQSLQRQLDFLGSLNAVTFSNLDLELVRGRPEVRRRWLDALLVQLEPVYAHLLQQYNRVLRQRNALLQELRRARAAQERPASASPDWQDRLAAWDAQLTANGARLMGRRARILQRLAPLARDWHASISNAREALAVAYTPNVSYPPEGDPDSVRRAIGERIAQRREAEMHQGRTVVGPHRDEIALTLDGIPARQYGSQGQQRTLVLSLKLAELQLIEQIVGEPPLLLLDDVLAELDPERQDRLLAAIQARFQTLITATHLQAFDVQWQRDSQVLTVEAGRIERA from the coding sequence ATGTTCTTGCACGAGCTGTCCCTACAGCAATTCCGCAATTACCGCGAGGGGCGCGTGGGCTTCGACGCGCAAAAAACGATTTTGGTGGGCAAAAACGCCCAGGGCAAATCCAACCTGCTGGAGGCCATCGAGCTGCTGGCAACGCTCAAAAGCAACCGCGCCGCCCGCGATGGCGACCTGGTCCATCAAGACGCCCCAGCCGCCCGCATTGAGGCAAGCGCCCAGCGCGCATTCGGCCCGCTCGAGCTGGCCCTGACGCTGCGCAAGCGCGGGCGGCGCACGGCTAGCCTCAACGGCCAGTCCTTGCAGCGGCAGCTCGATTTCTTAGGCTCGCTCAATGCGGTCACCTTTTCCAATTTGGATTTGGAGCTGGTCCGCGGCAGACCCGAGGTCCGCCGTCGCTGGCTGGATGCCTTGCTGGTCCAGCTCGAGCCGGTCTACGCGCACCTGCTGCAGCAATACAACCGCGTGCTGCGGCAGCGCAACGCGCTGCTGCAAGAACTGCGCCGGGCGCGCGCCGCGCAAGAGCGCCCCGCGAGCGCCAGCCCGGATTGGCAAGACCGCCTGGCGGCTTGGGACGCGCAGCTAACGGCCAATGGCGCGCGCCTCATGGGCCGCCGCGCTCGCATCTTGCAGCGCCTGGCCCCGCTGGCCCGGGACTGGCACGCCAGCATCAGCAACGCGCGCGAAGCGTTGGCAGTTGCCTACACGCCCAACGTCAGCTATCCGCCGGAGGGGGATCCGGATAGCGTGCGGCGCGCCATTGGCGAGCGCATCGCGCAGCGGCGCGAGGCCGAGATGCACCAAGGCCGGACGGTGGTGGGGCCGCACCGCGATGAAATTGCGCTGACCCTCGATGGCATCCCTGCCCGGCAGTACGGCTCGCAGGGACAGCAGCGCACCCTGGTGCTGTCGCTCAAGCTGGCCGAGCTGCAGCTGATCGAGCAAATTGTGGGCGAGCCACCGCTGCTGTTGCTCGATGACGTTTTGGCCGAGCTGGATCCCGAGCGCCAGGATCGGCTGCTGGCAGCCATCCAAGCGCGCTTTCAGACCCTCATAACGGCCACCCACCTGCAAGCGTTTGATGTGCAGTGGCAGCGCGACTCGCAGGTACTGACCGTCGAAGCCGGTCGCATCGAGCGCGCTTAA
- a CDS encoding spermidine synthase, with protein MAGGKLQADFWLSEYLTAWDIYAHGITRVLAHKQTAYQDMYVVETGAYGKALVLDGKWQSCTGDEFLYHEALVHPAAIAQGGPRRVLVLGGGEGATIREVLRWQSVERVLMVDIDGEVVEACREHLGEMHANAFEDPRLELHIGDAIAVLEGTEQPWDLIISDLSDPIEEGPSFQLFTREYFERVRNALAPGGFFVIQAGPVAPPKLTLHARLANTVGAVFPHFWSYTSYVPTFASPWGFVLGSAETIPTRPDPDAVDRLLAEQTSGGLRMLDGTALLGLLQTPAYLRRAIAQQTEVYTMQAPPKFE; from the coding sequence ATGGCTGGCGGCAAGCTCCAAGCCGATTTCTGGCTCAGCGAATACCTGACGGCCTGGGACATTTACGCGCACGGCATTACGCGGGTACTGGCGCACAAGCAAACGGCCTATCAGGACATGTACGTGGTCGAGACGGGGGCCTACGGTAAGGCGCTAGTCCTCGATGGCAAGTGGCAGTCCTGCACCGGCGACGAGTTCCTCTACCACGAAGCGCTGGTCCATCCGGCCGCGATCGCCCAGGGCGGGCCGCGCCGCGTGCTGGTGCTGGGCGGCGGCGAAGGCGCCACCATCCGGGAAGTGCTGCGCTGGCAGTCGGTCGAGCGTGTTTTGATGGTCGATATTGATGGCGAGGTCGTCGAAGCCTGCCGCGAGCATCTGGGCGAGATGCACGCCAATGCCTTTGAGGATCCGCGCCTTGAGCTGCACATTGGCGATGCCATCGCCGTTTTGGAAGGCACCGAGCAACCGTGGGACCTTATCATCTCGGACCTCTCCGATCCCATTGAGGAGGGCCCCTCCTTCCAGCTGTTTACCCGCGAGTATTTCGAGCGCGTCCGCAATGCGCTTGCCCCAGGCGGTTTTTTTGTCATTCAGGCTGGGCCCGTCGCCCCCCCTAAGCTCACCCTGCACGCCCGCTTGGCCAACACGGTGGGGGCTGTCTTTCCGCACTTTTGGTCCTATACCTCCTACGTTCCCACCTTTGCCTCGCCTTGGGGTTTTGTGCTGGGCTCGGCCGAGACCATTCCCACCCGCCCCGATCCGGACGCTGTGGATCGCCTGCTGGCCGAGCAAACCAGCGGCGGGCTGCGAATGTTGGACGGTACGGCCTTGTTGGGGCTGCTGCAAACGCCTGCCTACCTGCGGCGCGCGATCGCGCAGCAGACCGAGGTTTATACGATGCAAGCACCGCCCAAATTCGAATGA
- a CDS encoding SAM-dependent methyltransferase, with protein MNLPKNGQQVQDYGTDPTAVRDSDHYANEYIQNFVEKWDQLINWEARATSEGYFFIETLKNHGARRVLDAAAGTGFHSIRLLEAGFDVASADGSVEMLVKAFENATHCNQILRTVHADWRWLTKDIHERFDAAICLGNSFTHLFSEQDRRKALAEFYAVLNHDGVLIVDQRNYDSILDGRYDTKHTYYYCGENVKAEPEYVDDGLARFRYEFPDKSVFNLNMYPLRKDYTRRLLYEVGFQEVKTYGDFQETYHQDDPDFFIHVATKQPSA; from the coding sequence ATGAACCTGCCCAAAAACGGCCAACAGGTGCAGGACTACGGCACCGATCCCACGGCCGTTCGGGACAGCGACCATTACGCCAATGAATACATCCAAAACTTTGTCGAGAAGTGGGATCAGCTCATCAACTGGGAGGCTCGGGCCACCAGCGAAGGGTATTTCTTTATCGAAACCCTCAAAAACCACGGCGCAAGGCGCGTGCTCGATGCGGCAGCCGGCACGGGCTTCCATTCCATTCGCCTGCTTGAGGCCGGCTTTGATGTGGCCAGTGCCGATGGCAGCGTCGAGATGCTGGTCAAAGCCTTCGAGAATGCCACCCACTGCAACCAGATCCTGCGAACCGTCCACGCGGACTGGCGCTGGCTGACTAAAGACATCCACGAGCGCTTCGATGCCGCCATCTGCCTGGGGAACTCCTTTACCCACCTGTTCTCCGAGCAGGATCGGCGCAAAGCGCTGGCCGAGTTTTATGCCGTGCTCAACCACGACGGCGTGCTGATCGTCGACCAGCGCAACTATGACTCCATCCTCGACGGCCGTTACGACACCAAGCACACCTACTACTACTGCGGCGAGAACGTTAAAGCCGAGCCCGAGTACGTCGATGACGGCCTTGCGCGCTTCCGATACGAGTTCCCCGACAAGTCCGTTTTCAACCTCAACATGTACCCGCTGCGCAAAGACTACACGCGGCGCCTGCTCTACGAGGTAGGCTTTCAAGAGGTCAAAACCTACGGCGACTTCCAAGAGACCTACCACCAAGACGATCCGGACTTTTTCATCCACGTTGCAACCAAGCAACCGTCGGCCTAG
- a CDS encoding SAM-dependent methyltransferase, with protein MSESADAVVDTARQYYNSNDADNFYYTIWGGEDIHVGLYQSQNEPIADASHRTVERMAEMLQILGPNSRVIDVGAGYGGSVRYLARTYGCPCVALNLSEVENERDRVKNREQGLDHLIDVVDGDFTDLPYADGSFDIVWSQDSFLHSGDHARVLAEVTRVLRSGGEFIFTDPMQTDNCPEGVLQPILERIHLDSLGSPGFYREQARKLGLEELAFDERTHQLTNHYGRVRQELMRREQEVRQAGVSQAYIDRMKEGLRHWVNGGQSGYMAWGIFHFRKQ; from the coding sequence ATGAGCGAATCAGCCGATGCCGTCGTCGATACGGCCCGCCAGTACTACAACAGCAACGACGCCGACAATTTCTACTACACCATCTGGGGCGGCGAAGACATCCACGTTGGGCTCTACCAGTCCCAAAACGAGCCCATTGCTGATGCCAGCCACCGCACGGTCGAGCGCATGGCCGAGATGCTGCAGATCCTCGGTCCCAACTCGCGCGTTATTGACGTTGGGGCCGGCTACGGCGGCTCGGTCCGCTACCTTGCCCGGACCTACGGTTGCCCCTGCGTGGCGCTCAACCTCAGCGAGGTGGAAAACGAGCGCGATCGCGTCAAAAACCGCGAGCAGGGGCTAGACCACCTCATCGATGTCGTCGACGGCGACTTCACCGACCTCCCATACGCGGACGGCAGCTTCGACATCGTTTGGTCGCAGGATTCGTTCCTACACAGCGGCGATCACGCCCGCGTCCTGGCCGAGGTGACTCGCGTGCTGCGAAGCGGCGGTGAGTTTATCTTTACCGATCCCATGCAAACCGATAATTGCCCGGAAGGGGTGCTGCAACCCATCCTGGAGCGCATCCATCTGGACAGTTTGGGCTCGCCAGGCTTCTATCGCGAGCAGGCGCGCAAGCTGGGCTTGGAAGAACTTGCCTTCGACGAGCGCACCCATCAGCTCACCAACCACTACGGCCGGGTGCGCCAAGAACTGATGCGCCGCGAGCAGGAAGTGCGCCAGGCGGGCGTAAGCCAGGCCTACATCGACCGGATGAAAGAGGGCCTGCGTCACTGGGTCAATGGCGGCCAAAGCGGCTACATGGCTTGGGGCATCTTTCACTTCCGCAAGCAATAG
- a CDS encoding nuclear transport factor 2, with product MTEATTAGEPAVTELEEPTLERYFRTFNAGQFEATAQLSHPDGVLQPPLDDPQAGRTAIAAYLNAEAQGMQAYPRQATLEASDGHGVRVGGYVQTPLLGVNVAWVFSLLPDGQIARAEIKLLAALQELFERGAAPTG from the coding sequence ATGACTGAAGCGACAACCGCCGGCGAGCCCGCCGTTACCGAGCTCGAAGAGCCCACCCTCGAGCGCTACTTCCGCACCTTCAACGCCGGCCAATTTGAGGCCACGGCCCAGCTTTCTCATCCCGATGGCGTGCTGCAGCCGCCGCTCGATGACCCTCAGGCTGGCCGCACGGCGATCGCGGCCTATTTAAACGCCGAAGCCCAAGGCATGCAGGCCTACCCGCGCCAAGCCACCCTGGAAGCGAGTGACGGGCACGGGGTGCGCGTGGGCGGCTACGTGCAAACGCCGCTGCTTGGCGTCAACGTTGCCTGGGTATTTTCGCTGCTACCCGACGGCCAAATTGCGCGCGCCGAGATTAAGCTCCTCGCTGCCCTGCAAGAACTGTTCGAGCGCGGCGCCGCGCCAACGGGTTAG
- a CDS encoding Orange carotenoid protein has product MTYTTPATPTANTNLETPVAATTAQIRRLSVDDRLALLWYVYTDMGQFVTPAAPGAARLQLAQGLLEQFERMSYQEQLQAMRDLDRNANTPICRAYGILSANTQLAFWYQLAQWMRQGKVVPMPADHQTSAEVRSARYAIRNLEFGQQLTVLRNAVATMGNDPLVQ; this is encoded by the coding sequence ATGACCTACACCACGCCTGCCACCCCAACCGCCAATACCAACCTCGAGACACCTGTCGCCGCAACGACGGCCCAAATCCGGCGCCTGAGCGTCGACGATCGGCTCGCACTGCTCTGGTATGTCTATACCGATATGGGCCAATTCGTTACACCGGCTGCACCCGGCGCTGCCCGCTTGCAGCTTGCCCAAGGCCTGCTGGAGCAATTCGAGCGCATGTCTTACCAGGAGCAGCTGCAGGCCATGCGCGATCTGGATCGCAACGCCAATACCCCCATCTGCCGCGCCTACGGCATCCTGAGCGCCAACACGCAGCTGGCCTTCTGGTACCAGCTTGCCCAGTGGATGCGCCAGGGCAAAGTCGTACCCATGCCAGCCGACCATCAAACGAGCGCCGAGGTTCGCAGCGCTCGCTACGCCATCCGCAACCTGGAATTCGGCCAGCAGCTGACCGTTCTGCGCAACGCGGTCGCCACCATGGGCAACGATCCGCTAGTCCAGTAA